The proteins below come from a single Agromyces flavus genomic window:
- a CDS encoding DUF4232 domain-containing protein, whose translation MWNPPVVRAAVLAAVCSVVLGGCAASVDPVASNARPASSTEPLDRGSAPLTEPSPDPRNAAAAGGAGSAQQVDAEPEVESPAPAGAAEPPADRPPAAGDPAPIPRCADEQLTLAYRARPQDSGAGSFWADLVFANVSASDCSFAGWPGLVALDASGGQLGGPARIEGDTWQTVVLHAHGGVAISRLHGTNPGAWGCPEATSTTLRATIGSDGAGPGVSVAQAIPVCADRTSTLAVGALVAR comes from the coding sequence ATGTGGAACCCCCCAGTCGTCCGAGCGGCCGTCCTGGCCGCGGTCTGCAGCGTGGTCCTCGGGGGGTGCGCCGCATCCGTCGACCCGGTCGCATCGAACGCCCGACCCGCGAGCTCGACGGAGCCGCTCGACCGAGGGAGCGCCCCGCTGACGGAGCCGAGCCCGGATCCGCGGAACGCGGCAGCTGCGGGCGGGGCCGGTAGCGCGCAGCAGGTCGACGCCGAGCCCGAGGTCGAATCGCCTGCGCCCGCGGGCGCCGCGGAGCCGCCCGCCGACCGCCCGCCGGCCGCGGGCGACCCGGCGCCCATTCCGCGATGCGCCGACGAACAACTCACACTCGCGTACCGCGCTCGACCGCAGGATTCCGGCGCCGGGAGCTTCTGGGCCGACCTCGTCTTCGCCAACGTCTCCGCGAGCGACTGCTCGTTCGCCGGCTGGCCGGGCCTCGTCGCCCTGGACGCGTCGGGCGGGCAGCTCGGCGGTCCCGCGCGCATCGAGGGCGACACCTGGCAGACAGTGGTGCTGCACGCTCACGGCGGCGTGGCGATCTCACGGTTGCACGGCACCAATCCCGGTGCCTGGGGCTGCCCGGAGGCGACGTCGACCACGCTGCGCGCGACCATCGGATCGGACGGGGCAGGCCCGGGGGTTTCGGTCGCGCAGGCGATCCCGGTGTGCGCCGACCGCACGTCGACGCTGGCCGTCGGCGCACTGGTCGCCCGATGA
- a CDS encoding carbohydrate ABC transporter permease: protein MTAIVQELDPERRDVELPTDDTPARRPRRDMRSRRPAGNARRTAGDWVVLAVAVLLGFFIAVPFLLILINSFKSPADYNTSGPLSLPTQLYFDGIVRFWERVDFPEKLWNSVFISGLVAVFAVLISMLNAFALGIGRVKGRLWIVVVILLANMLPQEVLLYPLYFMFKQVGLYDSQWAVIIIFTVIQSAFGTYLLASVYSTFPRELLEAASLDGASRWQILWRVVYPISRPTLSVLLIFFFIWTWNEFLIPLTFLVSNSTQTVPVAITVLQGDRLMDVTTTSASALLGLIPTLVFFLIFQRTLTRGITAGAVK from the coding sequence ATGACCGCCATCGTCCAGGAACTCGACCCCGAACGGCGCGACGTCGAGCTGCCCACCGATGACACGCCCGCACGTCGGCCCCGTCGCGACATGCGTTCGCGCCGGCCCGCCGGCAACGCGAGGCGCACCGCCGGTGACTGGGTCGTCCTGGCCGTCGCCGTGCTGCTCGGCTTCTTCATCGCCGTGCCGTTCCTGCTGATCCTCATCAACTCGTTCAAGTCGCCGGCCGACTACAACACGTCGGGGCCGCTGAGCCTGCCGACCCAGCTCTACTTCGACGGCATCGTGAGGTTCTGGGAGCGCGTCGACTTCCCCGAGAAGCTCTGGAACAGCGTGTTCATCTCGGGCCTGGTCGCGGTGTTCGCCGTGCTCATCTCGATGCTGAACGCGTTCGCGCTCGGGATCGGACGCGTGAAGGGCCGGCTGTGGATCGTCGTCGTGATCCTCCTCGCGAACATGCTGCCGCAGGAGGTGCTGCTGTACCCGCTGTACTTCATGTTCAAGCAGGTGGGCCTCTACGACAGCCAATGGGCGGTCATCATCATCTTCACCGTCATCCAGTCGGCCTTCGGCACCTACCTGCTCGCGTCGGTGTACTCGACGTTCCCGAGGGAACTGCTCGAGGCCGCCTCGCTCGACGGCGCCTCGCGCTGGCAGATCCTGTGGCGGGTGGTCTATCCGATCTCGCGGCCGACCCTCTCGGTGCTCCTGATCTTCTTCTTCATCTGGACGTGGAACGAGTTCCTGATCCCGCTGACCTTCCTCGTGTCGAACTCGACCCAGACGGTGCCCGTGGCGATCACGGTGCTGCAGGGCGACCGGCTCATGGATGTCACGACCACGAGCGCGTCGGCGCTGCTCGGGCTCATCCCCACGCTCGTCTTCTTTCTCATCTTCCAGCGCACCCTCACGCGGGGCATCACGGCAGGAGCAGTCAAGTAA
- a CDS encoding carbohydrate ABC transporter permease, translating to MSALDTRAATTIEAADAASGRRAPRRRPRGPEEGLIPGARRGTYWLYLAPGLALLAIIVIVPLLWNIYLTFTEYRGIRPPQWIGLENWVELLGDEVFWTSFANSIAMILAMVIIPTLLGLLLAAMLFDLIGRKFGGKLASFLRATYYLPQILPAVIAAIVIGWILRPKNGALNQVLEAIGLGHLAHNWLGSPDTALASIMVIMVWVQLGYPIVIFMAALQRVDPELYEAAELDGANWFQRFRAITLGMIRPEIFVVTLTCTIAALKVFGPVYALTGGGPGTSTIVPAYYAYSEFFQSQQVGYGATIATALTIVIAAVSVLFILAQHRMEKKEEAR from the coding sequence ATGTCAGCCCTCGACACCAGGGCCGCGACGACGATCGAGGCGGCGGATGCCGCATCCGGCCGCCGCGCGCCCCGCCGCCGGCCGCGCGGGCCCGAGGAGGGACTCATCCCGGGCGCACGTCGCGGCACGTACTGGCTCTACCTCGCTCCCGGACTCGCACTGCTCGCGATCATCGTGATCGTGCCGCTGCTCTGGAACATCTACCTGACGTTCACCGAGTACCGCGGCATCCGACCGCCGCAGTGGATCGGCCTCGAGAACTGGGTCGAGCTCCTCGGCGACGAGGTGTTCTGGACGAGCTTCGCCAACTCGATCGCGATGATCCTCGCGATGGTCATCATCCCGACGCTGCTCGGCCTGCTCCTCGCCGCGATGCTGTTCGACCTCATCGGCCGCAAGTTCGGCGGCAAGCTGGCGAGCTTCCTTCGGGCCACGTACTACCTGCCGCAGATCCTCCCCGCGGTCATCGCGGCGATCGTGATCGGCTGGATCCTGCGGCCGAAGAACGGCGCGCTGAACCAGGTGCTCGAGGCGATCGGCCTCGGCCACCTCGCGCACAACTGGCTCGGCAGCCCCGACACCGCGCTCGCCAGCATCATGGTGATCATGGTCTGGGTGCAGCTCGGCTACCCGATCGTGATCTTCATGGCCGCGCTGCAGCGCGTCGACCCCGAACTGTACGAGGCCGCCGAGCTCGACGGCGCGAACTGGTTCCAGCGGTTCCGCGCGATCACGCTCGGCATGATCCGCCCCGAGATCTTCGTCGTCACCCTGACGTGCACGATCGCGGCCCTGAAGGTGTTCGGGCCGGTGTATGCGCTCACGGGCGGTGGCCCCGGCACCTCGACGATCGTGCCCGCGTACTACGCGTACAGCGAGTTCTTCCAGTCCCAGCAGGTCGGCTACGGCGCGACCATCGCGACCGCGCTCACGATCGTGATCGCCGCCGTCAGCGTGCTGTTCATCCTCGCCCAGCACCGCATGGAGAAGAAGGAGGAGGCGCGATGA
- a CDS encoding ABC transporter substrate-binding protein, translating into MKHTRTLATAASLAAAALILSGCSGSDAGGDDDTLRLWHYEGADSAMGIAWDRAIEIFEEETGATVEFEEKSFEQIRSTASQVLNSDEAPDILEYNKGNATAGLLSSEGLLTPLDDVVDEYGWGDQLAPALQTTARYDENGIMGSGSWYGVPNYGEFVQVYYNKDAFAEAGVEVPTTLDEFEAVLKTFADQGTTPLAESAAEYPLGQLWYQLALTEADRQFVNDYQLYENPVDWSGDEISYATETVKDWVDAGYISTDASGLKAEDAGVSFISGDAPIFYSGSWWYGRFQSEITDFEWGTFLFPEAELSPGSAGNMWVVPERAKNKELAYEFIDITMRPEIQALLGNNGGVPVAADEADITDEKSKELIANFNALNDMDGISFYPDWPTPTFYDELNAGLQELVNGTKTPAEVQEQLGEQYQSGVDDIIG; encoded by the coding sequence ATGAAGCACACCAGAACCCTCGCCACGGCCGCATCCCTCGCGGCCGCGGCGCTCATCCTCAGCGGTTGCTCGGGGAGCGACGCGGGCGGCGACGACGACACCCTCCGCCTCTGGCACTACGAGGGCGCCGACTCGGCCATGGGCATCGCCTGGGATCGCGCCATCGAGATCTTCGAGGAGGAGACCGGCGCCACGGTCGAATTCGAGGAGAAGAGCTTCGAGCAGATCCGCTCGACGGCGAGCCAGGTGCTGAACTCCGACGAGGCGCCCGACATCCTCGAATACAACAAGGGCAACGCGACCGCCGGCCTGCTCTCGAGCGAGGGCCTGCTGACGCCGCTCGACGACGTCGTCGACGAGTACGGCTGGGGCGACCAGCTGGCGCCTGCGCTGCAGACGACGGCGCGGTACGACGAGAACGGCATCATGGGCTCGGGCAGCTGGTACGGCGTGCCCAACTACGGCGAGTTCGTGCAGGTGTACTACAACAAGGACGCGTTCGCCGAGGCCGGCGTCGAGGTGCCCACCACGCTCGACGAGTTCGAGGCGGTGCTGAAGACGTTCGCCGACCAGGGCACCACGCCGCTCGCCGAGTCGGCCGCCGAGTACCCGCTCGGCCAGCTCTGGTATCAGCTCGCGCTCACCGAGGCCGATCGGCAGTTCGTGAACGACTACCAGCTCTATGAGAACCCGGTCGACTGGTCCGGTGACGAGATCTCGTACGCGACCGAGACCGTCAAGGACTGGGTCGACGCCGGGTACATCTCGACGGATGCCTCGGGCCTCAAGGCCGAGGACGCGGGCGTCAGCTTCATCAGCGGCGACGCGCCGATCTTCTACTCGGGCAGCTGGTGGTACGGCCGCTTCCAGAGCGAGATCACCGACTTCGAGTGGGGCACGTTCCTCTTCCCGGAGGCCGAACTCTCGCCGGGCTCCGCCGGCAACATGTGGGTCGTCCCCGAGCGCGCGAAGAACAAGGAGCTCGCCTACGAGTTCATCGACATCACGATGCGTCCCGAGATCCAGGCGCTGCTCGGCAACAACGGCGGCGTGCCGGTCGCGGCCGACGAGGCCGACATCACCGACGAGAAGTCCAAGGAGCTCATCGCGAACTTCAACGCGCTCAACGACATGGACGGCATCTCGTTCTACCCCGACTGGCCCACGCCGACGTTCTACGACGAGCTCAACGCGGGCCTCCAGGAGCTGGTCAACGGCACGAAGACGCCGGCCGAGGTGCAGGAGCAGCTCGGCGAGCAATACCAGTCGGGCGTCGACGACATCATCGGCTGA
- a CDS encoding LacI family DNA-binding transcriptional regulator, with amino-acid sequence MAKIHEVAEAAGVSISTVSYALSGKRSISPDTRRRIEEAARALDYRPNAGARMLAGRRTQIFALTEPFRADTHAPAHMAFVLATSIAARRYEYDILLLTEEEASAGMRRVASSGLADGVLVLDVAPDDERVALARRISLPTVFIGVPDDHEGLVCVDLDFESAAALAIDRLAGLGHRSIGFIGHPPTSYEKSNFPPRVRKGIEMRAAELGLALETLLPEGDGPRRTPIRAAVRALVEGGATALVLHCDDTSHAVALDELATLGRRVPEDVSIVSVGATFDTSAFQPPIDSIPLVPSASCELAVELAMRLVEGEDVPAGVRLIAPEYREHGSTAPPPRAG; translated from the coding sequence ATGGCGAAGATCCACGAGGTGGCCGAGGCCGCCGGCGTGTCCATCAGCACCGTGTCGTATGCACTCAGCGGCAAGCGCTCGATCTCTCCCGACACGCGCCGCCGCATCGAGGAAGCGGCGCGCGCCCTGGACTACCGTCCGAACGCCGGTGCCCGCATGCTCGCCGGTCGTCGGACCCAGATCTTCGCGCTGACGGAGCCGTTCCGGGCCGACACCCACGCGCCGGCCCACATGGCGTTCGTGCTCGCGACCTCGATCGCTGCACGCAGGTACGAGTACGACATCCTGCTCCTCACCGAGGAGGAGGCGTCGGCGGGCATGCGCCGGGTCGCGTCGAGCGGCCTGGCCGACGGCGTGCTCGTCCTGGACGTGGCACCCGACGACGAGCGCGTCGCCCTGGCGCGGCGCATCTCGCTGCCGACCGTCTTCATCGGCGTGCCCGACGACCACGAGGGCCTCGTGTGCGTCGACCTCGACTTCGAGTCGGCCGCCGCGCTCGCGATCGATCGGCTCGCCGGGCTGGGCCATCGCTCGATCGGCTTCATCGGCCACCCGCCGACCTCGTACGAGAAGTCGAACTTCCCACCGCGCGTGCGAAAGGGTATCGAGATGCGTGCAGCCGAGCTCGGTCTCGCGCTCGAAACGCTCCTCCCGGAGGGCGACGGTCCGCGACGCACCCCTATTCGCGCCGCCGTCCGTGCCCTCGTCGAGGGCGGCGCGACCGCGCTCGTGCTGCACTGCGACGACACGAGCCACGCCGTCGCGCTCGACGAGCTCGCGACGCTCGGCCGCCGCGTGCCCGAGGACGTGTCCATCGTCTCCGTCGGAGCCACCTTCGACACCTCCGCCTTCCAGCCTCCGATCGACTCGATCCCGCTCGTGCCGAGCGCGTCGTGCGAGCTCGCGGTCGAACTCGCCATGCGCCTCGTCGAGGGCGAGGACGTGCCGGCCGGCGTCCGCCTGATCGCCCCGGAGTACCGCGAGCACGGTTCGACCGCGCCGCCGCCCCGCGCCGGCTGA
- the xylA gene encoding xylose isomerase, whose translation MASAPTRDDKFSFGLWTVGYNGTDPFGGPTRNALDVVHVVEKLDELGAYGLTFHDDDLFAFGSSDAERQTQIDRLKGALEATGIIVPMVTTNLFSAPVFKDGGFTSNDRQVRRFALRKVLRNIDLAAELGAKTFVMWGGREGAEYDAAKDIRAALERYREAVNLLGDYVTDKGYDLKFAIEPKPNEPRGDILLPTVGHALAFIDSLERPELVGLNPEVGHEQMAGLNFAAGIAQALYHGKLFHIDLNGQRGIKYDQDLVFGHGDLHNAFALVDLLENGGPNGGPAYEGPRHFDYKPSRTEDETGVWESAAANMRTYLLLKERAAAFRADPEVQQALEAAKVLELAQPTLGDGESYGDLLADRSAFEDFDASAYLGGKGFGFVRLQQLATEHVLGAR comes from the coding sequence ATGGCCAGCGCCCCGACCCGTGACGACAAGTTCTCCTTCGGTCTCTGGACCGTGGGCTACAACGGCACCGACCCGTTCGGCGGTCCGACGCGCAACGCGCTCGACGTCGTGCACGTGGTCGAGAAGCTCGACGAGCTCGGCGCCTACGGCCTCACCTTCCACGACGACGACCTGTTCGCGTTCGGCTCCTCCGACGCCGAGCGCCAGACGCAGATCGACCGCCTCAAAGGCGCGCTCGAGGCCACGGGCATCATCGTGCCGATGGTCACGACCAACCTGTTCAGCGCCCCGGTGTTCAAGGACGGCGGATTCACCTCGAATGACCGCCAGGTGCGGCGCTTCGCGCTCCGCAAGGTGCTGCGCAACATCGACCTCGCCGCCGAGCTCGGCGCGAAGACGTTCGTCATGTGGGGCGGCCGCGAAGGCGCCGAGTACGACGCCGCGAAGGACATCCGCGCGGCGCTCGAGCGCTACCGCGAGGCCGTGAACCTGCTGGGCGACTACGTGACCGACAAGGGCTACGACCTCAAGTTCGCGATCGAGCCGAAGCCGAACGAGCCCCGCGGCGACATCCTGCTGCCCACGGTGGGCCACGCCCTCGCCTTCATCGACTCGCTCGAGCGCCCCGAGCTCGTGGGCCTCAACCCCGAGGTCGGCCACGAGCAGATGGCGGGCCTCAACTTCGCCGCCGGCATCGCCCAGGCGCTCTACCACGGCAAGCTCTTCCACATCGACCTCAACGGCCAGCGCGGCATCAAGTACGACCAGGACCTCGTGTTCGGCCACGGCGACCTGCACAACGCGTTCGCGCTCGTCGACCTGCTCGAGAACGGCGGGCCGAACGGCGGACCGGCGTACGAGGGCCCGCGCCACTTCGACTACAAGCCGAGTCGCACCGAGGACGAGACCGGCGTCTGGGAGTCGGCCGCCGCGAACATGCGCACCTACCTGCTGCTCAAGGAGCGCGCGGCCGCGTTCCGCGCCGACCCCGAGGTGCAGCAGGCGCTCGAGGCCGCCAAGGTGCTCGAGCTCGCGCAGCCGACCCTCGGCGACGGCGAGTCGTACGGCGACCTGCTCGCCGACCGCTCGGCGTTCGAGGACTTCGACGCCTCGGCCTACCTCGGCGGCAAGGGCTTCGGCTTCGTGCGCCTGCAGCAGCTGGCGACCGAGCACGTGCTCGGCGCCCGCTGA
- the xylB gene encoding xylulokinase: MALVAGVDSSTQSCKVVIRDAATGALVRSGRAPHPDGTEVDPAAWWGALLSALTDAGGLDGVEAISIGGQQHGMVALDAEGRVIRDALLWNDTRSAQAARDLIDEVGADEYARRTGVVPVASFTATKLRWLRDAEPDAAARVAAVALPHDWLTWRLRGYGPAGESPLGPELDELTTDRSDASGTAYWGAEGYDRDLLVRALGHDAILPRVLGPGDAAGRTPDGIVVGPGAGDNAAAALGLDAASGDVVVSIGTSGTVFAVTDAPVADASGTVAGFADATGRFLPLIATLNAARVLDATARLLGVDHAELGRIALDGEPGASGAVLVPYFEGERTPNLPEATASFSGLTLANTTRPSIARAAIEGMLCGLADGLDAVRGQGVEAQRVLLIGGAAQNPAVRRVAAQVFDVPVTVPAPGEYVADGAARQAAWALTGERPTWSVEIADEVAADKRAVIREQYAAQARRVATVSSEPSVDVPVAPGPVADDPAEPASRASAG; this comes from the coding sequence ATGGCACTGGTCGCCGGTGTCGACTCGTCGACGCAGTCCTGCAAGGTCGTGATCCGGGATGCCGCGACCGGCGCGCTCGTGCGCTCCGGTCGGGCACCGCATCCCGACGGCACCGAGGTCGACCCCGCCGCGTGGTGGGGCGCCCTGCTCAGCGCGCTCACCGATGCCGGCGGACTCGACGGCGTCGAGGCCATCTCGATCGGCGGGCAGCAGCACGGCATGGTCGCGCTCGACGCCGAGGGTCGCGTCATCCGCGACGCGTTGCTCTGGAACGACACGCGATCGGCGCAGGCCGCCCGCGACCTGATCGACGAGGTCGGCGCCGACGAGTACGCACGCCGCACCGGCGTCGTCCCGGTCGCCTCCTTCACGGCGACGAAGCTGCGCTGGCTGCGCGACGCCGAGCCGGATGCCGCGGCGCGCGTCGCGGCGGTGGCGCTCCCCCATGACTGGCTGACCTGGCGCCTGCGCGGCTACGGCCCCGCGGGCGAGTCGCCGCTCGGACCCGAGCTCGACGAACTCACGACCGACCGGTCCGACGCGAGCGGCACCGCGTACTGGGGCGCCGAGGGCTACGACCGCGACCTCCTCGTGCGGGCGCTCGGGCACGACGCGATCCTCCCGCGCGTGCTCGGCCCCGGCGACGCGGCCGGGCGCACGCCCGACGGCATCGTCGTGGGCCCCGGCGCGGGCGACAACGCGGCGGCCGCGCTCGGGCTCGATGCGGCATCCGGCGACGTCGTCGTGTCGATCGGCACGAGCGGCACGGTGTTCGCGGTGACGGATGCCCCCGTCGCCGATGCCTCGGGCACGGTCGCGGGGTTCGCGGATGCCACGGGGCGCTTCCTACCGCTCATCGCCACCCTCAACGCGGCCCGCGTGCTCGACGCGACCGCGCGCCTGCTCGGCGTCGACCACGCCGAGCTGGGCCGGATCGCGCTCGACGGCGAGCCCGGGGCATCCGGGGCGGTGCTCGTGCCGTACTTCGAGGGCGAGCGCACGCCCAACCTGCCCGAGGCGACCGCGTCGTTCTCGGGCCTCACGCTCGCCAACACCACGCGACCCTCGATCGCGCGCGCCGCGATCGAGGGCATGCTCTGCGGACTCGCCGACGGGCTCGACGCCGTGCGCGGCCAGGGCGTCGAGGCGCAGCGCGTGCTGCTCATCGGCGGAGCCGCCCAGAACCCCGCCGTACGACGGGTCGCGGCACAGGTCTTCGACGTGCCCGTGACGGTGCCGGCTCCCGGCGAGTACGTGGCCGACGGCGCCGCGCGCCAGGCGGCGTGGGCGCTCACGGGCGAGCGGCCGACCTGGTCCGTCGAGATCGCCGACGAGGTCGCCGCCGACAAACGCGCCGTCATCCGCGAGCAGTACGCGGCCCAGGCGCGCCGGGTGGCCACGGTCTCCTCCGAGCCCAGCGTCGACGTGCCGGTTGCGCCGGGTCCCGTCGCCGACGACCCGGCGGAACCGGCATCTCGCGCAAGCGCCGGATGA
- a CDS encoding endo-1,4-beta-xylanase, translating into MTAVVAAPGGPEHRFGTTTLTLTAPDGTPLADTDVTVEQTRHAFTFGNIGFDLIDLANGRGRPGDDELGERYVELFNAATLPFYWRDFEPEPGRPRTEELRRAAEWFRDRGIAVKGHPLAWHTLAPRWLLDRPLDEIEATLRNRIRRDVTDFAGLIDTWDAINEVVIMPVFEAEDNAITPLARERGRIHVVRLAFEEARAANPGATLLLNDFDLSSAYERLIEEVLDAGIRLDAIGLQTHMHQGFRGEDALVEIADRFARFGLPLHFTETSLVSGELMPAYIEDLNDWQVDEWPSTPEGEAQQADELERHYRALVGHPAVEAITYWGITDRGAWLNAPIGLLRADGTPKPSFDAVHALVKGEWWLAPTTVRTDAAGRVSVRGFAGDYVVREAGTDDAPRPFAIARGVADAASVVL; encoded by the coding sequence ATGACCGCGGTCGTGGCCGCACCCGGCGGACCCGAGCACCGGTTCGGGACGACCACCCTGACGCTCACCGCGCCGGACGGCACGCCGCTCGCCGACACCGACGTCACCGTCGAGCAGACACGCCACGCCTTCACGTTCGGCAACATCGGCTTCGACCTGATCGACCTCGCGAACGGGCGCGGCCGTCCGGGCGACGACGAGCTCGGCGAACGCTACGTCGAGCTGTTCAACGCCGCGACGCTCCCGTTCTACTGGCGCGACTTCGAGCCCGAGCCGGGGCGTCCTCGCACCGAGGAGCTCCGTCGCGCCGCCGAGTGGTTCCGCGACCGCGGAATCGCCGTCAAGGGACATCCGCTCGCCTGGCACACGCTCGCCCCGCGGTGGCTGCTCGACCGACCCCTCGACGAGATCGAGGCCACCCTGCGCAACCGCATCCGACGCGACGTCACCGACTTCGCCGGCCTCATCGACACGTGGGACGCGATCAACGAGGTCGTGATCATGCCCGTGTTCGAGGCCGAGGACAATGCCATCACGCCGCTCGCTCGCGAGCGCGGCCGCATCCACGTCGTCCGCCTCGCGTTCGAGGAGGCGCGCGCCGCGAACCCCGGCGCCACGCTGCTGCTCAACGACTTCGACCTCTCGAGCGCATACGAGCGCCTGATCGAGGAGGTGCTCGACGCCGGGATCCGCCTTGACGCGATCGGGCTGCAGACGCACATGCACCAGGGCTTCCGCGGCGAGGACGCGCTCGTCGAGATCGCCGACCGCTTCGCGCGCTTCGGCCTGCCGCTGCACTTCACCGAGACGTCGCTCGTCTCGGGCGAGCTCATGCCCGCGTATATCGAAGACCTCAACGACTGGCAGGTCGACGAGTGGCCGTCCACTCCCGAGGGCGAAGCCCAGCAGGCCGACGAGCTCGAGCGCCATTACCGCGCGCTCGTCGGACACCCCGCCGTCGAGGCGATCACGTACTGGGGCATCACCGATCGCGGCGCGTGGTTGAACGCCCCGATCGGCCTGCTGCGCGCCGATGGCACGCCGAAGCCGTCGTTCGACGCCGTGCACGCGCTCGTGAAGGGCGAATGGTGGCTGGCGCCGACCACGGTGCGCACGGATGCCGCGGGGCGCGTGTCGGTGCGGGGCTTCGCCGGCGACTACGTGGTGCGCGAAGCCGGTACGGATGACGCGCCCAGGCCGTTCGCGATCGCGCGCGGCGTGGCCGACGCGGCATCCGTCGTTCTGTGA
- a CDS encoding glycerate kinase, with product MTRRVVFAPDSFKGTATAADAAAALARGWRSVAPADELIEKPMADGGEGTLDAFATSVPGAERIPVTVQGPDDRPVDAAWLRLPDGSAVVELAMTSGITLLDPLRPLDAHTLGFGQAIAAALDAGATRLLLALGGSSSTDGGVGALVALGGSFLDAQGRPVRPGNRGVGTLARLDLSRLRPLPPDGALILSDVTNPLVGPFGAAAIFGPQKGATPELVEAMDENLARLVRAMAGGEELCESAGAGAAGGTGFGLLAWGATMAGGSRAVADAIGLSEALRGASLVVTGEGRFDGQSAAGKVPSEVAARAGASGVPVALVAGAIEADASQFAASASLTALAGDGASAMTDPLRWLEAAGAQLARG from the coding sequence ATGACGCGCCGCGTCGTCTTCGCGCCGGACTCGTTCAAGGGCACCGCCACCGCCGCCGACGCCGCCGCGGCGCTCGCCCGCGGGTGGCGCTCGGTCGCGCCCGCCGACGAGCTCATCGAGAAGCCGATGGCCGACGGCGGCGAGGGCACGCTCGACGCGTTCGCCACATCGGTGCCGGGCGCCGAGCGCATCCCGGTCACGGTGCAGGGGCCCGACGACCGCCCCGTGGATGCCGCCTGGCTCCGCCTGCCCGACGGATCGGCCGTGGTCGAGCTCGCGATGACCAGCGGCATCACGCTGCTCGACCCGCTCCGCCCGCTCGACGCGCACACCCTCGGCTTCGGTCAGGCGATCGCGGCCGCGCTGGATGCCGGTGCCACGCGACTGCTCCTCGCGCTCGGGGGCAGCTCGTCGACCGACGGTGGCGTCGGGGCGCTCGTCGCGCTCGGCGGCAGCTTCCTCGACGCGCAGGGTCGCCCGGTGCGGCCCGGCAACCGCGGCGTCGGGACACTCGCCCGCTTGGACCTGTCGCGGCTTCGGCCGTTGCCACCGGATGGCGCGCTCATCCTGTCCGACGTGACGAATCCGCTGGTCGGCCCGTTCGGCGCGGCCGCGATCTTCGGCCCGCAGAAGGGCGCGACGCCCGAGCTCGTCGAGGCGATGGATGAGAACCTCGCGCGGCTCGTGCGCGCCATGGCCGGTGGCGAGGAGCTCTGCGAGTCGGCCGGCGCGGGTGCCGCCGGCGGCACCGGCTTCGGACTGCTCGCGTGGGGCGCGACGATGGCGGGCGGCTCGCGTGCGGTCGCCGACGCGATCGGGCTGTCCGAGGCGCTGCGTGGCGCGTCGCTCGTCGTGACGGGCGAGGGCCGCTTCGACGGTCAGTCGGCCGCCGGCAAGGTGCCGAGCGAGGTCGCCGCTCGCGCCGGCGCGTCGGGCGTGCCGGTCGCGCTCGTCGCGGGCGCCATCGAGGCGGATGCCTCGCAGTTCGCGGCATCCGCGTCACTCACCGCGCTCGCGGGCGACGGTGCGTCCGCGATGACCGACCCGCTGCGGTGGCTCGAAGCGGCCGGCGCACAACTCGCGCGTGGCTGA
- a CDS encoding ThuA domain-containing protein — MRAIILSGAGRYDDPWHPYPETSARLAELARNAGFEVEVREDVDDALATLDDDVTLLVVNAGDPDGPIPDGGDDGADDLVDPAALDAALERGIGILAMHAAASSLRDYGAFDRALGARWEPDESWHSPLGDALVHLVGNHPVREGIDDFTVEDERYADLHQYEVIEPIAEHVEGGIRHPLVWGRELGRSRLVYDALGHDTRSYDSAEHRALISQALAWLSQVPAPSAGDFGGDTGDGGEGGGAGDVADGRAG; from the coding sequence ATGCGCGCGATCATCCTGAGCGGAGCCGGGCGATACGACGACCCGTGGCATCCGTACCCCGAGACGAGCGCGCGGCTCGCCGAGCTCGCGCGCAACGCCGGGTTCGAGGTCGAGGTGCGCGAAGACGTGGATGACGCGCTCGCGACCCTCGACGACGACGTGACGCTGCTCGTGGTGAACGCCGGCGATCCCGACGGCCCCATCCCCGACGGCGGCGACGACGGGGCCGACGACCTCGTCGACCCCGCGGCACTCGACGCGGCGCTCGAGCGCGGCATCGGCATCCTCGCGATGCACGCGGCCGCATCCAGCCTGCGCGACTACGGCGCGTTCGACCGGGCGCTCGGCGCGCGGTGGGAGCCCGACGAGTCGTGGCATTCGCCGCTCGGAGACGCCCTCGTGCACCTCGTCGGGAACCACCCCGTGCGCGAGGGGATCGACGACTTCACCGTGGAGGACGAGCGGTACGCCGACCTGCACCAGTACGAGGTGATCGAGCCCATCGCCGAGCACGTCGAGGGCGGCATCCGGCACCCGCTCGTGTGGGGTCGGGAGCTCGGGCGTTCGCGGCTCGTGTACGACGCGCTCGGGCACGACACGCGCTCGTACGACTCGGCCGAGCATCGGGCGCTGATCTCGCAGGCGCTCGCCTGGCTCTCGCAGGTGCCGGCGCCGTCCGCGGGCGACTTCGGCGGCGACACGGGCGACGGTGGTGAGGGCGGCGGGGCGGGCGACGTGGCCGACGGGCGGGCCGGATGA